aatttgatgtaaaaaaTTTACAGGGATTAGGTTTGATTCACTTTACAATTTTAGGGATCAAAAGGGTATTTAAGCCTATTTTCAATCATATATTTCCTGCAGTAAAAAAATTAGGCTTCCTGTGCAGCCTAACCCAGCATGGATAAAGGTCTATCAATCTATCATAATATAAGTTAGGAATAACAAAAAGACTAGGATTTAGGATAAAGCATTGCTAAACCTAGGTAAAGGTATTGAAATTTTTCAAAAGAATAACTTAAAATTGTTTGATTAACATTTGCTTAAGTGAAGAGAAAACATACTATTCTGTAAACAAGGTACAATATCATAGAAGACTCCATTTTGAGTTTTTCAAAGTATTGGAAGATGCTATGATCAGTTATCTATCAATCTGTCAAAGCACCTAAATATTCAAAGAACCAAAATAAGATGCCTGCTTTCTTTTCATGTGATTTATCAGAAGAGTACATATCCAAAGTGGAAAGAGTAGAAGCACAACACTTCAGTGTGTACACATGAGTTTACATGGTACAAGAAATTACATTTATCACTCACTTCCTCACCACATTCAAATTACTTGAGAAGGGTGCTTATAAGAAATCTTCTAAAGATGATGAACTGAATATAGAAATTCTCCTTCTTTTTTTGGTTCCTAAGACCTCCTGTGAAACACAAAATCTATTGAGTACAGACCTCAGAGCTTGGTGAACAGAGCCCGCGAGAAACTGACGGTACTCAGCATCTTCAAAGTTCCGTTCTTCGCAGCTAATAATCACAAGCACATTCTTCATCCTGCTTCCCAGAGTTGCAATATCTGCCTTGATTATCATAAGATGAAGAGAATCTAGTTCTTGTCTTATATTAGACAATAACCCTGGTTTATATTCACAACATAGTGATGCTCTAATTGAATAAGGAAAACCATTCAACCCACCCTCCTGTTCTTCAACATTGATTTCATCATTGTCCTTTGGTATCATTAAACCTTCACAATCTTGTGCTGCATTCCTTTTCAGATCTTTCAAATGTCTAAGAACCTCACCAAGTAATGATGCTTTGTCCATCTATGTGTTCAAAAGCATTAAACAACAATCAGATTTACACTGGATGAATGAATGATTCAAAATGTTTATTTCTACTGACACATGAGCTTCATTATTCAAACTATGAACATGACTGGGTTGGATAGTTAACATTGAATTCCTCTCATCATTTTTTAAGGAAAGAACACTCAAAATTTGTCCTTGACAATCAAAACAACAATTCAATATCTTACTAAATGACTACTAATGGATCCCCTTACGTATGATCATTTACTACCAAGTAGCATAGTTTGCCATCCAAAGTTAATCAGTGGAAGGAAATGGAATGCTAATCAGTGGAAGCAAAGACAATGCTAATCAATTTAATTGTTCAAGTAATATTTCTTCCAGTATAAGCTCTAGTGAAGATGGATGCATAGATGATTTGTACCAAATCCATCAAATTGTGGTGTCAAGCTAAGCTTACAAAGGGGAGTTAAGTAGCATATAGATCTTTCTACACCCTTTAATTTCCACCATTATTTTTATTACTCAATTTAACCAAATGACTTGTTTTTGGTGGTCTAAGAAAGTATCATTATTTACGCGAAGCAATTATGTTTGAGCCGGTAACATCACATTATGGTGAGACTAGTTCTTCcaacaagttttttttcttccataCACAAGACTTGAACCTGATACCTTACATAAGGGAAATCGAACATGTACCACTTTAAACGTTGGTAACCAATAATATATTTCTTAAGCATTAAAAAAATTGGTGATTTAGAAAGCACACCATTTGGTCAAACTAACCTTCATAGCACCTGGGATCACATTGCGAAGAGTATCAAGATGTGCATTGATCCTCGCTCTCCTCCTTCTCTCTGCCTCGCTATGGTTCTTCAAAGCATCAATGCTTCTCTCATTGGACACACCCTTCCGTTCCAATTTGGCAGGGGCCTCCACAAGCTCCCCTCTCTCTCTATCCAAAACCAGAGAGAGAGGTGAACCATACCCACTTCCATTTACACCATTGTTTACTTCAAAACCATCACTGATTCTCTTAGGAGCATCTCCAAGGATGCCACAGTCCCAATCAAAAGCTTCCATTTCCAGG
This portion of the Lotus japonicus ecotype B-129 chromosome 3, LjGifu_v1.2 genome encodes:
- the LOC130742680 gene encoding transcription factor bHLH30-like, with the protein product MEAFDWDCGILGDAPKRISDGFEVNNGVNGSGYGSPLSLVLDRERGELVEAPAKLERKGVSNERSIDALKNHSEAERRRRARINAHLDTLRNVIPGAMKMDKASLLGEVLRHLKDLKRNAAQDCEGLMIPKDNDEINVEEQEGGLNGFPYSIRASLCCEYKPGLLSNIRQELDSLHLMIIKADIATLGSRMKNVLVIISCEERNFEDAEYRQFLAGSVHQALRSVLNRFCVSQEVLGTKKRRRISIFSSSSLEDFL